The Macrobrachium rosenbergii isolate ZJJX-2024 chromosome 18, ASM4041242v1, whole genome shotgun sequence genome has a window encoding:
- the LOC136848185 gene encoding transmembrane protein 53-like — MLFQGRLCALVGTTSRLSAVTLRTAASEIRPSAFMGLRANARASPAMAFIQLRNLHSVKFSRSLEFFSSTSDLPLPKHTFQLGPAYAEQGRPMTLLFCWLMSKEKHIRKYAELYNNLGFDVLKVRITPYDLLRPTKGTQLVVEQVLQFLHANPSQNPLLIHGFSVGGYVFTELLVKIENDFKKHSPILNRMVGQIWDSPVDLEGIPFGTSRAVTNNVTIQKSIQKYLEWYLKVRYNTATIHYERASIKMHQNYAGAPGLFFISRNDPVSTPEMVSNVYSKWEEKGHEVFVKCWDKSRHVSHYRLYQKEYEDHVIAFLERIRLIEPARHRASM, encoded by the exons ATGCTGTTTCAAGGACGGCTATGTGCGCTGGTGGGGACTACGTCTCGGCTCTCGGCCGTGACTCTCAGAACTGCTGCCTCCGAG ATACGACCCTCAGCTTTTATGGGACTGAGAGCAAATGCACGTGCATCGCCAGCCATGGCCTTCATACAGCTTCGAAACTTGCATTCTGTCAAGTTCTCTCGCAGTTTAGAGTTCTTCTCGTCAACCAGTGATTTACCTTTACCAAAGCATACTTTTCAG CTGGGACCTGCATATGCAGAACAGGGTCGACCAATGACCCTGCTGTTTTGCTGGTTAATGTCCAAAGAAAAACACATACGAAAATATGCAGAGTTGTATAATAACCTGGGATTTGATGTGCTAAAAGTCAGAATAACGCCTTATGATCTTCTCCGTCCCACGAAAGGCACACAG cTTGTTGTGGAACAAGTTCTGCAGTTCCTGCATGCAAATCCTTCACAGAATCCTCTATTAATTCATGGCTTTAGTGTTGGGGGATATGTCTTCACTGAACTCCTGGTAAAG ATAGAAAATGATTTCAAGAAACATAGTCCAATTCTAAATCGTATGGTTGGTCAGATATGGGACAGTCCCGTCGATCTGGAAGGTATTCCTTTCGGCACGTCAAGAGCTGTCACTAACAATGTTACAATACAGAAGAGTATACAGAAGTATTTAGA ATGGTACCTGAAGGTGCGCTACAATACCGCTACAATACATTATGAGAGAGCGAGTATCAAAATGCACCAGAACTATGCAGGGGCACCAggacttttcttcatttccagaaatgaTCCCGTGTCAACACCTGAAATGGTCAGCAATGTGTACAGCAAATGGGAAGAAAAAGGCCATGAG GTATTCGTGAAGTGCTGGGATAAGTCGAGACACGTCAGCCATTACCGACTGTATCAGAAGGAGTATGAAGATCATGTGATCGCATTCCTTGAGAGGATTAGGCTTATTGAGCCTGCAAGACATAGGGCTTCAATGTGA